The genomic interval ACGCGCCTCGGGTCGCGAAGCCGGGTTGTCCGCTGGACACCTGTGATGTTATAATATAACGGTTGTAGGCCGGATTTCGACGGTTTGACTCCTTAATCTCGTTCCGGGGTCGGAAAGCGTATTCAAGTGCTCCATTCTCACGATCGCGACCATGGTCAGGCCCATGGGCATGGACACATCCATGGATCGGCGTCGCCGCATCCGCCCCAGGCGGTGCCGTGGTCGATCCTGCGGATGGCGCTGGTTGCACGGCTCGGGACTGCGCTTGCGGCCAGCGCCGGGCTTTGGGCCGCCGTGCTGCTGGCGATGCGGTGAGATGGCAGCGCAACTGCAATTCCGCGACGTCACCCTCGGCTATGACCGGCATCCGGCTGTGCATCATCTGAGCGGTGAGATCGCGTCCGGTGCCCTGCTGGCGGTGGTCGGCCCGAACGGCGCGGGCAAGTCGACGCTGTTTCGCGGCATCGTCGGCATCCTGAAGCCGCTGGCCGGATCGATCGCCTGCGGTGACCTCGACGTCCGCGACATCGCCTATTTGCCGCAGAGCGCGGAGATCGACCGCAGCTTTCCGATTTCGGTGTTCGATTTCACCGGCTCCGGGTTGTGGCGCGCCACCGGTGCGTTCGGCGGACTCGGCAGGCGCGAGCGTCGGCGGGTTGTTGAAGCTCTCGCGGCCGTCGGCCTCAACGGGTTCGAAAACCGTCCCATCGGCACGCTGTCGGGCGGGCAGATGCAGCGGATGCTGTTCGCACGGGTGCTGTTGCAGGATGCCGGCGTGATCGTGCTCGACGAGCCGTTCAACGCTATCGACGCCAAGACGTCGGCCGATCTGCTCGCTTTGGTGCGGCGATGGCATGAGGAGCAGCGCACTGTGCTCGCGGCGCTGCACGACATGGATCTGGTGCGCACGAATTTTCCCGAGACGCTGCTGCTCGCGCGCGGCGCGGTGGCATGGGGGCCGACGGCGCAGGTGCTGACGACCGACAACCTGTCGCGGGCCCGGCAGATGTGCGAAGCCTTCGACGATGGGGCGGCCGCCTGCGCGGCGCCTGTGCTGCCGCCGCGCGCGGCTTGAGGCATTCATGGCCTACGACTTTCTGGTCGCTCCCTTCGCCGATTTCGAATTCATGCGCCGTGCGCTGGCGGCGGCGATTGCGCTCGCGCTCGGCGCCGCGCCGATCGGCGTGTTTTTGATGCTGCGGCGGATGAGTCTGGTCGGCGATGCGATGGCGCACGCGATCCTGCCGGGTGCGGCCGTGGGTTTCCTGCTGTCGGGCCTCAATCTGTTTGCGATGACCGTCGGCGGGTTGATCGCGGGATTCGCAGTTGCGATTCTGGCGGGGGTGGTGTCGCGCGTCACCGAATTGAAAGAGGATTCCTCGCTGGCGACCTTCTATCTGGCGTCGCTGGCGCTAGGCGTCACCATAGTGTCGGTCAAGGGCACCAACATCGATCTGCTGCATGTGCTGTTCGGCAACATCCTTGCGATGGACAACCAGACGCTGCTGGTGATCGCGGTCAATGCCACCATGACGCTTGTGGTGCTCGCGGTGATCTATCGCCCGTTGGTGATCGAGTGCGTCGATCCGTTGTTTCTGCGCACGGTGAGCCGCGCCGGGGCGCCGGCGCATCTGGCGTTTCTGGCACTGATCGTCGTCAATCTGGTCAATGGCTTTCATGCTCTCGGCACCTTGCTTGCGGTCGGGCTGATGGTGCTGCCGGCGGCAATCGCGCGATTCTGGTCGCGCGACATCACCGGCATGATGGTGATCGCCGTGGTCAGCGCGATGCTGTCCGGCTACGCCGGACTGGTGCTGTCGTTTCACAGCAAGGTGCCGTCCGGTCCGGCGATCATCCTGGTGGCCTCAGTGCTCTATGTGGTGTCGGTGCTGTTTGGAAGCGTCGGCGGGATGCTTCGGCGGTTCTTCCCCGCACCCCATCTCGAAGCGTGACGATGAACGCCATGGTGCGGTCTCGCGTTCTCGGATTCTGGTTGATCGCGATGGTGCTGGCGGCATTGGCTCCCGCCCGCGCCCAAAGTCACAACGATGACCGCATCGACGTCGTTGCGAGCTTCTCGATCCTCGGCGATTTCGCGCGGGCCGTCGGCGGCGCGCGGGCCGATGTCACAACGCTGGTCGGGACCGACGGCGACGTGCATGTGTTCACCCCGGCGCCGGCAGACGCCAGGAAGGTCGCGGCCGCGAAACTGGTCATTGTCAACGGCCTCGGCCTCGAAGGCTGGCTGCCGCGGCTGGTGCAGGCCTCGGGCGGCAATGCGACGATCGTGGTTGCGACCACCGGCGTTCCGTCGCGCGGGATCGTTGCCGGTGAAACGTCCGGCACGCGCCACGGCGATGGTTCGGCCGATCCCCATGCCTGGCAGTCCGTCGTCAATGCCAAAATCTATGTCGCCAATATTCGCGACGGGCTGATCGCGGCCGACCCCGCCGGCGAGGCGGTCTATCGGGCCAACGCGGCGGCCTATCTGGCGAAACTGGATGCGCTGGATCGCGAGGTTCGTGAGGCGGTGGCCCGGATTCCACTTGCGCGCCGCAAGGTGATCTCGACCCATAATGCCTTTAGCTATTTCGAGGCGGCCTACGGGATCGCCTTCATCGCCCCGCAGGGGGTCTCGACCGACAGCGAGCCGAGCGCACGCGACATCGCTGCGACCATCACGCAGATCAGAACCGCAAAAATCCCGGCCATTTTTCTGGAAAATCTCAGCGATCCGCGGCTGATCCGCCAAATCGCCGCCGAATCCGGGGCGCGGATCGGCGGGACCCTGTATTCCGACAGTTTGAGTGACGAAAAGGGCGATGCCCCCACTTACATTGACATGGTCAGGCATAATATAAAGGCGCTGACGAGCGCGCTGGCGGAATAGTCGGGCGGCGCCTTCTTTTGCCTTTTCCCCTAGGAGAGGGTCGGTCGCGAAGCGGCCAGGGCGGTCGCTGAATGAATGTCTGCGCGCGCTATTGACCCCCCCAACCTCTCCCTGCAAAGGGAGGGGAGCAGCCCCGAGTTCAGCTGATGTCCGATGTAAACGCTCCCGCCTCGACGAAAATCCCCGTAACCGTGCTGACCGGCTATCTCGGCGCC from Nitrobacter sp. NHB1 carries:
- a CDS encoding metal ABC transporter ATP-binding protein; this encodes MAAQLQFRDVTLGYDRHPAVHHLSGEIASGALLAVVGPNGAGKSTLFRGIVGILKPLAGSIACGDLDVRDIAYLPQSAEIDRSFPISVFDFTGSGLWRATGAFGGLGRRERRRVVEALAAVGLNGFENRPIGTLSGGQMQRMLFARVLLQDAGVIVLDEPFNAIDAKTSADLLALVRRWHEEQRTVLAALHDMDLVRTNFPETLLLARGAVAWGPTAQVLTTDNLSRARQMCEAFDDGAAACAAPVLPPRAA
- a CDS encoding metal ABC transporter permease, coding for MAYDFLVAPFADFEFMRRALAAAIALALGAAPIGVFLMLRRMSLVGDAMAHAILPGAAVGFLLSGLNLFAMTVGGLIAGFAVAILAGVVSRVTELKEDSSLATFYLASLALGVTIVSVKGTNIDLLHVLFGNILAMDNQTLLVIAVNATMTLVVLAVIYRPLVIECVDPLFLRTVSRAGAPAHLAFLALIVVNLVNGFHALGTLLAVGLMVLPAAIARFWSRDITGMMVIAVVSAMLSGYAGLVLSFHSKVPSGPAIILVASVLYVVSVLFGSVGGMLRRFFPAPHLEA
- a CDS encoding metal ABC transporter substrate-binding protein; the protein is MVRSRVLGFWLIAMVLAALAPARAQSHNDDRIDVVASFSILGDFARAVGGARADVTTLVGTDGDVHVFTPAPADARKVAAAKLVIVNGLGLEGWLPRLVQASGGNATIVVATTGVPSRGIVAGETSGTRHGDGSADPHAWQSVVNAKIYVANIRDGLIAADPAGEAVYRANAAAYLAKLDALDREVREAVARIPLARRKVISTHNAFSYFEAAYGIAFIAPQGVSTDSEPSARDIAATITQIRTAKIPAIFLENLSDPRLIRQIAAESGARIGGTLYSDSLSDEKGDAPTYIDMVRHNIKALTSALAE